TGCGGCGTCGAAATCACGCGCGCAAAAGTGCGGCGCGAACGCATGGGGCACATCGAGCTTGCGACGCCCGTTTCGCATATTTGGTATTTCAAGGGCGTACCGAGCCGTATCGGCATCTTGCTCGACATGTCGCCGCGACAGCTCGAGAAAGTCATTTACTTCGCCGCGTACGTCGTCACCGATCCGGGCGACACGTCCCTTGGCAAGCGCGAGATTCTTACCGAGCAAAAGTATCGGGAAGCGCGCGACAAGTACGGCAATCGCTTCAAAGCCGGCATGGGTGCGGAAGCGGTCCGCGACCTTTTAAAAGATCTCAACCTGCGCAGACTCCAAGAAGAGCTCCGCAAAGAATATCACGAGACCAGCGGACAAAAGCGCATCAAGGCGATCAAGCGCCTTGAGGTGGTTGAAGCATTCCTCGCGAGCGGCAACAAACCGGAGTGGATGATTCTCTCCGCTGTTCCGGTCATTGCGCCGGAGCTTCGGCCGATGGTTCAGCTCGACGGCGGCCGCTTTGCGACGAGCGATCTCAACGATCTTTATCGCCGCGTCATCAACCGCAACAATCGTCTGAAGCGGTTGCTCGAGCTTTCGGCTCCCGAGATCATCATCAAGAACGAAAAGCGCATGCTCCAAGAAGCGGTCGATGCGTTGATCGACAACGGACGCCGCGGACGCCCCGTCACGGGACCCAACAATCGTCCACTCAAATCGCTTTCCGACATCCTCAAGGGTAAGCAGGGACGATTCCGTCAGAATCTCCTCGGTAAGCGCGTCGATTACTCGGGCCGTTCGGTCATCGTCGTCGGTCCGACGCTCAAGCTCCATCAATGCGGTCTGCCCAAAGAAATGGCCCTCGAGCTCTTCAAACCGTTTGTGATGAAGAAGCTCGTTGATCGCGGACAGGCGCACAACATCAAGAGCGCAAAGCGCATGGTCGAGCGCGTGCGTCCTGAGGTGTGGGACGTTCTGGATGAAGTCATCCGCGAACATCCGGTGTTGCTGAATCGCGCACCGACGCTCCACCGTCTCGGCATTCAAGCCTTCGAACCGGTTCTGGTCGAGGGCAAGGCGATTCACTTGCATCCGCTGGTGTGCACGCCGTACAACGCCGACTTCGACGGCGATCAAATGGCGGTCCATTTGCCGCTGAGCGCCGGGGCACAAGCCGAAGCGCGTATCCTGATGCTCTCTGCGAACAACATCTTGCAGCCGAGCTTCGGAAACCCGGTTTCGATTCCGACGCAAGACATGGTGCTCGGACTCTATTACCTTACGTTCCAACGTGAGGAGTACAGCGGCCCGGCGCGTGGCGCGATCTCCGAAGAAGATTCGCTCGGACTTGCCGTCGAGTCAGCCGTCGGTAAGGTGCACTCCAAGAACGGCAAGAAGACCGAGAACGGCGAAGCGCTGCCGACGTTCCGTGATAGTAAAGAGGCGGTCATCGCCTTCGAGCACGGCAAGATCGGTCTGCAACAGTGGATCAACGTTCGCATGACCGACCAGCTCATTCGCACGACGGTTGGGCGCGTGATCTTCAACGGTGGCTTCCCCACCGAGTGGCATCACCCGTACGTCAACCATATCGTCGACAAGTCGGCACTCAAGAAGCTGATCACCGATTGCTATCGCAAATACGGCAACGCCGAGACGGCCAAGTTCCTCGATGAGATCAAGTCTCTCGGCTTCCACTACGCGACTCAGTCCGGTACGACGGTCGCAATCGACGACATCATCGTGCCCGACGAGAAGCACAAGCTGCTCGACGACGCCCAGCATAAAGTTGACGAGCTGCACCGTCTCTTCGATCAAGGCTTCATCTCGCAAGAAGAGCAGTACAACAAGACGATTGAAGTTTGGCAGCAAACTTCAGATCAAGTCACTGCAGCCATGCAAGCCGCGCAGAATCCGCTCAACCCCGTTTTCATGATGGCGACGTCGGGCGCGCGTGGTTCGATCGCGCAGGTCAAGCAGCTCGGCGGAATGCGCGGACTGATGTCCGATCCGTCGGGACGCATTCTCGAGATTCCGGTCAAGGCTTCACTCAAAGAAGGCCTCACGGTTCTCGAGTACTTCATCTCAACGCACGGCGCGCGTAAGGGTCTCGCCGACACCGCGCTGCGCACGGCAGACTCCGGTTATCTTACTCGCCGCCTGGTCGACGTTGCGCAAGACGTCATCATTCGCGAGGAAGATTGCGGAACGCCGGACGGGATCATCGTCACCGACATTCGCGTCGGCAAAGAGACGATCGAGCCGTTGTTCGATCGTATGATCGGACGCCGTGCAGCGGAAGACGTCAAAGATCCGGCCTCACCGCGCAAGAAGATCGTTCTGCGCGACGAGGAGATCGACGAAGAGAAAGCCGCCGCGATCATCGCAGCAGAGATCGGCGAAGTGAAGATTCGCTCCGTCCTCACCTGCCAAGCGAAGTACGGCGTCTGCTCGATGTGCTACGGCCGCAATCTCGCGACCGGGAAGAAGGTCGACATCGGTGAGGCGGTGGGTATCATCGCAGCACAGTCGATTGGCGAGCCCGGCACGCAGCTGACGCTGCGGACCTTCCACACGGGCGGTGTCGCAACCGAAGACATCATCACCGGTCTGCCGCGTGTCGAAGAAATCTTCGAGGCGCGCAAGCCCAAGGGTAAAGCGATGATCTCGACGGTCTCGGGCACGGTTCGGATCGGCGAAGACAACACGCGTAATCGCCGTACGGTGATCGTCGCCGACAAGCACGGCGAGGAGCACGAGTTCGAAGCGCCGCTGGGCTCGCACGTGATCGTGCACGACGGCGATAAAGTTGAACCGGCCGATCCGCTCACGGAAGGTTCACTCGATCCACACGAGATTCTCGAGTACAAGGGTGAGACCGCGCTGCAAAACTACCTGGTTCAGGAAGTGCAGAAAGTCTATCGCTCGCAAGGCGTCGACATCAACGACAAACACATCGAGACGATCGTTCGTTCGATGTTGCGTAAGGTGAAGGTCGTCACGGGCGGCGATACGCGGATGCTTCCGGGTCAGCTAATCGAAGCAGCGGCGTTCAATGAACAAAACGAGCAGATGAAGAGCGAAGGTAAGGAAGTTGCGCAAGGGCGTCCGGTGTTGCTGGGCGTTACCAAAGCCTCACTTGCAACCGAATCGTTCCTCTCGGCAGCGAGCTTCCAAGAGACGACGCGCGTTCTCACCGACGCGGCGATCAAAGGCAAGTACGATCCGTTGCTCGGTCTCAAAGAGAACGTCATCATCGGCAAGCTCATCCCGGCGGGTACCGGAATGTCGCGCTATCGCAACGTTGCGATTCAACCCGAAGGGCAAGAGATTGACGACGAGGGCCGTCCGAAGTACGCGATCTACAACGACGGCTTCGCGGCGCCGGAGGAAGCGCCTGGCCCGGTAATTGGTCCGAGCGGTGAAGAGCTGAGCTCGAAACTGATGGGCCCCTACGAGCGCCAACGTCTGCAAGAGAATACCGTCACGTACGAAGGCGACTACGAGCCGGATGTTTCGGTCAGTATCCCGCCGACGAAGACACAGTACGTGAAGAAGGGCATCAACCCCGAAGACCTCTAGGGAAAATGAAAACCCCGCCGATTGCTCGGCGGGGTTTTTTTGTTTATCGCCTTCGCGCGTTGCTTTGCGTCGTCGCCGTGCCGCTGAACTCGTACGCGCCGATGTCGCACACGCTGCCCGTCCCTCGCGTGAACCCGCGTTGATCGACGGTTAGGCCGCCGGCGCCACAGCCTCCGCTATACGGAATGTAGCCGCGACCAGGACTCGTGCTCGTATCCGAGAGCGTTAGCGTCGTGCCGCCGTTGTTTGCGAGACTCGTAGAGACCTCCGGACTAACGCCGAGCTTGTCGTGCGAGCCTGGCGTGAACGATCCGGCAATCGTGCCTTGAATCAAGTTGTAGTCATTGGACGTCAGCGAGGAGGTGTTGTTCAGCTCCGCACCGCTTGCCGCGGTTCCACCAGCGAAGATTGAATTCTGAATGTACGAACTCGAGGAATTGTCGAGACTGCCACCGGCCGCCGTCGCGGTATTCCCGAAAATCGTCGCATTGGTGACGTACAGAGACGATTGGTTCTCGAGTCCTCCGCCGTTGATCGCCGAGATGTTTTCAAAGAACGTCGAGTTGGTGATGGTCGCGGTGGAATAGTTGAACAGGGCACCCCCGCCGGCCCCGGCGACGCTTCCCGAAACGGTGTTTCCGTTCAGCGTGCTCATATCGAGAACAAGCGTCGAATCGTTGTACACGCCGCCACCACCGTCGTAACTATTTTGTACTGCGGAAACGCTGTTGCCGGTGATCGTGCTGTTTTCGATTACGACATCGTCATCTCCATACAAACCGCCGCCCTCCGTGAGAGACGTGTTGTTCGTGACCGACCCCGTGAATGTCAACTCATAATCGCAATAGACGGCGCCGCCGTATGTCGTTGCGCCGGACCCGATTGCGAGCGCCTGGTTCTTATTGAAGGTTCCCGTGACCGTCGCGTCGTCGTCGAAGTACATGCCGCCGCCGTATGCATCGCCGCTAAGGCCGGCACTCGCGACGTTGCTCGTGAAGGTGAGATTTGCCCACGTGATGCCGCCGCTCTGCGGGGAACGCCGCTGTCCTTTTACGTACGTCTTCGCGATTTTCGTCAAGATCGCTTTGACGTGGTGTACGTTCCGAATCGCGGCCATCTTCGATTTCGGCGCGCTCGGTGTGCGGGGCGCAGCCGGTGGTTTGGCGGCCACTTGCGCAGCATGGCGGCTCTGATGCGCGGCATGGCGTGCATCGCGCGCCGTCAGTCGCGCGATGAGCTGCGAGTGCGGCCCGCGCTTCACCATCAATCGTGCGGCCTGGCTCGTGCCGAGTGTCGGAGGATCCTGATAGAGGCCGCCGCCATCGGCTTCGCCGTACGCGGTTGCGGTGCCGCCGGTCGCCGTATTCGACGTGAACGTCACGCCGCTCAAGCCGAGAACGCCGTCCAGATACGCGCCGCCTCCATAAGCGTATTCTGCGCTTGCCGAGTTATTGTTGAAAGTTGCCGTCGTTAGGGTCGCATCGGAGTCAACGTAGAGTGCGCCTCCGAGGGCCTCTCCTTCAAGCCCCCCGGACGACGTCGCCGAGTTGTTTTCAAACGTGAGGTTGGTGCCGATCAGATCATCGGCGTAAACCGCACCGCCGTACACGTATGCGCCGCTGATTCCGACGCCGGAGTTGCCGGTGAACGTGACGTTGTTTGCGGTAAGCGTATCGTTGACGGCGACCGCACCGCCGTAAGCGTATTCGTCGTAGCCCGAGCGAGCCGAGTTCGATGTGAACGTCTCGTTCGTAAGCGTCGTCGGGTCGTCGGTATAGATCGCGCCTCCGTCAGCTTCGTCGTCACTCGACGACGCGTCGGCGACGTTGTTTGAATACGAGTCACCGCTCGCATTCGTGCCGTACTCCAGAGCTACTGCTCCGCCAACAACGTAATAGCCGACAGCCTTGTTGTTCGTGAACGTGTTAGCGCTTAGCGTCGTCGGATAGCCGGAGTCGTCGTAGATTGCGCCGCCGTAGGCCTCGTAATAGCCGCCCGGGCCGCCCGCGTAATTTCCGGAGGCTGCCGACGTGCCGCCGAAGGTCGAGTTCGTTATCGACGCCGCTATGCTACCGCTTTCGATGGAAATCGCGCCGCCGTAGCCATCGGCGGCTATCGACGTGCTCCCGGCACTGTTACTGGTGAAGGTCGAGCTATCGACGCTAATATTAGCGTAGGCGTAAATGGCCCCGCCCTCACCATAGTAACTGTTGTCGAACGCGACATTGTTCGTAAAGAGGCAGCGGCTGAAGGTCGTGCCATTGTCGTCGTAATACGCGCCGCCTTCTTCGCCTGTATTGTTCGTGAAGGTCGAAGCGAGCACCGTATCGTTCGTTCCGCCCGGACCCTCGTCGTAGACGGCGCCGCCCTCGCCGCCCGGGCCGGCATTGTTGCCGGAGAAAATCATGTTGGCGATCGCCAAGGTGCCATAATTTTCAATCGCGGCGCCGGCTTCGTCCGCCGAAGCATTGTAGCCGTTGGCAAGCGTCAAGCCGTCGATCGTCAGGCTGCCCGTATCGACAATGAACATTCCCGTCGAATTTCCGCCGCTGATTGTCAAGTTGGACGACGCTGACGGCGCACCGACGCCCGCGGTGTTCGAGGCGGAAGCGCCCGGACCGAGAACGATGATGCTCTGATTGCTGATCGTGATCGGAGTGCCGACCGTAATCGACGTCACGCCGGAGAACATGATCGCGGTCACAACGCCTGCCGTCGTGCTCGCTTCCGCAACGGCTTCCCGCAGCGTGCACGTCGCGGAACCCGCCGCACAACTGTTGGATCCGCCGCTCGTGTCGGCGTTGCTGTTGACCGTCAGGATGTTTCCGGCGATCGCGCTTGCCGTGTTCGGGCCGCTCGCGGTGACGTTGAGCGTCACTGCGGCTGCATTGAGCTCGGTTCCGGTTCCATTCGGACCGCTCCACGTCAGTATAAGGAAGCTGTCTAGCCCGTAGTTCGCGCCGACTGAAAGGACGCAGGTCAAATTCGGGGAGCCCGTGCACGCCGACGTGTTGAAATTCTGCGGTGTTCCGCCGTTGACGGTCACGGAGATCGACTGTGTCTGGGATGAGATCGTCGCGGGTTTGCGTACGGCGCTCGCCGTCGAGACGACCGATCTACCGCTGCTCGCGGTCGTGGTACCTGGCGGTAGTTGGACCGTGACGGCGATCGTTCTACTGCCGCTGCTTGGACCCGAGGCGCCGCCGTTGCCGCCGGGCGAGCCGGTTCCGGATCCACCTAAGAGCGACTTTGCACCGCCCCCACCGCAAGCGGCCAACCCGAAGCAAACGGCGAGACACAATGCTGCACTACGAATCCCTGTAATCACGAACTGACCTCCGCCCTAAAGTTGATCGTTACTTAAGCGGTAGGGCAAGAATTACTTGTCGGAGCGATGTCACAAAGAGCCCCGCCGATTGCTCGGCGGGGCTCTCCGTTTGGAGATCTACTTCCCGGCTCGGATAAACCTCGTTACGCGAGGAGCAGCACGCCGTACGCTCTGCGTTCCCGAAGAAGCCCCCGAGAATTCGTACGCTCCTACGTCGCAAACCGATCCGGCTCCACGGGTGTAGCCGCGTTGGTCGACGTTCGTTCCGTTCTGTCCATTGCACTCGCCGCTTGCGAACGGAATGTGTCCCGTACCCGGGCTTGACGCCGTATCGGAGAGCGTTTGCGTTGGCCCGCCATTCGCCGCAAGAGCCATCGATATCAGCGGATTCGTGCCGATGAGATCGCCCGTTTGCGGAGTATTGGCAGTGCCGCTTCCGAAGTTCGTGCTTTGCTGCACGATGTTGTATCCGGACGAGATGAACTGGTCGAGATTCCACACGTCCGAGCCGCTTGCAGCGGTACCGCCGGCGAGAATCGTGTTCGCGATATAGACGAACGTCGATCCGGGAGCCTGGTCGGCCGGATCGTTGTTGACGTTTCCGCCATGCCCCGTCGCCATGTTCTGCGTGATCGTCGCGTTCGTGAGATCCAGCTCCCCGTTGCCTGCATTTTCGATCCCTCCGCCATCGACGCTCGACGTGTTGTTGAAGATCGTCGAATTGACGACGTTCGTGTAGTTGGAGTACGTAAGGATTCCGCCGCCCCCGGTGCCTGCAACCGCTCCGGCGACGCTATTGCCGCTCACCAAGCTTTGCACCACGGTCATCGTGTCGTAGTTCCACAATCCGCCGCCGCCGTCGTTTATGTACGCGACAGCGGTCACGCTGTTGCCGCTGACCGTGCTGCTTTCGATGTCGACCTCGCCGCAGACGTTCCATATTCCGCCGCCCGCGTTGGTCGCGCTGTTGCCGCTGATGGTTCCGGTAAAGGTTAAGGTGTCGCAGCTATCCTCGTTGCCGTACGTGAAGCCGCCACCCACGGCGTAGCCACCCGTACCGGAAGCTTCCGCGATGTTCCCGGTGAACGCTACCGCATTTGTCGTCGGGTATCCGGAGAATTCGGCGCCGCCGCCATACGCGTAACCGCCGGCGCCGGCGTTCGCTGTGTTGTTCATAAACGTCACGGTGTCGAGCCCGTTCGGCGGACCGGACGCGCCTTGTGGTTTTCTCACTGCCGCCTGCTGTGCGGCGGCCCAGGCGTGCTTCGTATTCTTCGGCGTTCGAGCCAGAGCGAGAGCTTGCATTCGAGCAAGTGTCGAGGCTCGATGCGCCTTCATCGACGCAAAGCGCGCTACGCGTCGCGCGAGACGTGCGGCATGCGCCTTTGCAGCGGGCGGCAGAGCGCGTTGTACGGTGGCGTTAGCATTGCGCGCTTTCGAGCACTGCTCGTCGCAGCAGTCACCGCAGCCCTGATTCTGCGAGTCGCCGGAATAATATTCGAATCCACCGCCAAGCGCGTTACCCGGATACGTGGCGTTCCCTGTAGCCGTCGCGGTGTTTCCGCTAATCGTAACGTTCGACCAGCTGATCGGCGCGTAGTCTATCTCGAGCCCACCGCCTTCCGCTTCCGGAGAGTCTTGCGGGTTGCCCGGTATGGACGCCGTCGCCGAATTGGCTGTAAACTGGACGCTTGAAAAGACGACCGTGTCGGACGGGTCATCATCATAGACCGCGCCACCGTACGCGTCATCAGCAGCCGCTACCGAGTTGTTCGAGAAGGTGGTT
Above is a genomic segment from Candidatus Baltobacteraceae bacterium containing:
- a CDS encoding choice-of-anchor Q domain-containing protein; the encoded protein is MTVNGGTPQNFNTSACTGSPNLTCVLSVGANYGLDSFLILTWSGPNGTGTELNAAAVTLNVTASGPNTASAIAGNILTVNSNADTSGGSNSCAAGSATCTLREAVAEASTTAGVVTAIMFSGVTSITVGTPITISNQSIIVLGPGASASNTAGVGAPSASSNLTISGGNSTGMFIVDTGSLTIDGLTLANGYNASADEAGAAIENYGTLAIANMIFSGNNAGPGGEGGAVYDEGPGGTNDTVLASTFTNNTGEEGGAYYDDNGTTFSRCLFTNNVAFDNSYYGEGGAIYAYANISVDSSTFTSNSAGSTSIAADGYGGAISIESGSIAASITNSTFGGTSAASGNYAGGPGGYYEAYGGAIYDDSGYPTTLSANTFTNNKAVGYYVVGGAVALEYGTNASGDSYSNNVADASSSDDEADGGAIYTDDPTTLTNETFTSNSARSGYDEYAYGGAVAVNDTLTANNVTFTGNSGVGISGAYVYGGAVYADDLIGTNLTFENNSATSSGGLEGEALGGALYVDSDATLTTATFNNNSASAEYAYGGGAYLDGVLGLSGVTFTSNTATGGTATAYGEADGGGLYQDPPTLGTSQAARLMVKRGPHSQLIARLTARDARHAAHQSRHAAQVAAKPPAAPRTPSAPKSKMAAIRNVHHVKAILTKIAKTYVKGQRRSPQSGGITWANLTFTSNVASAGLSGDAYGGGMYFDDDATVTGTFNKNQALAIGSGATTYGGAVYCDYELTFTGSVTNNTSLTEGGGLYGDDDVVIENSTITGNSVSAVQNSYDGGGGVYNDSTLVLDMSTLNGNTVSGSVAGAGGGALFNYSTATITNSTFFENISAINGGGLENQSSLYVTNATIFGNTATAAGGSLDNSSSSYIQNSIFAGGTAASGAELNNTSSLTSNDYNLIQGTIAGSFTPGSHDKLGVSPEVSTSLANNGGTTLTLSDTSTSPGRGYIPYSGGCGAGGLTVDQRGFTRGTGSVCDIGAYEFSGTATTQSNARRR